The Montipora capricornis isolate CH-2021 chromosome 1, ASM3666992v2, whole genome shotgun sequence genome contains a region encoding:
- the LOC138045420 gene encoding ribulose-phosphate 3-epimerase-like, with product MASNGCCRCMIGPSILNADLSCLADECNKLLECGADYLHLDVMDGHFVPNLTFGAPLVKCLRKKVPDAFFDMHMMVANPEKWVDDMASAGANQYTFHIEATDKPLELIEQIKKAGMKVGVGVKPNTPVESVLPLVNLVDMVLIMTVEPGFGGQKFMANMMPKVKHLRTNYKVLDIEVDGGVGESTIEVAAQAGANMIVSGSAVIKSDKPKEVIDTLRAVTEKWIKINNEACN from the exons ATGGCTTCCAATGGTTGTTGTAGGTGCATGATCGGTCCTTCGATTTTAAACGCGGATCTCTCCTGCCTGGCTGATGAATGCAACAAATTGCTGGAATGTGGTGCAGATTATCTGCATCTCGATGTAATGGACGG GCATTTTGTACCAAATTTGACCTTCGGTGCTCCACTTGTTAAGTGCTTGAGGAAAAAGGTACCCGATGCGTTTTTCG ATATGCACATGATGGTGGCAAATCCAGAGAAG tGGGTAGATGACATGGCCAGTGCTGGGGCAAACCAATACACTTTCCACATAGAGGCAACAGACAAGCCACTTGAATTGATTGAGCAGATAAAAAAGGCAGGAATGAAGGTTGGAGTTGGAGTGAAGCCAAACACACCTGTTGAGTCTGTCCTGCCCTTGGTCAACCTAGTTGACATGGTGCTCATCATGACAGTGGAGCCCGGATTTGGTGGACAaaaatttatggcaaatatgATGCCAAAG GTGAAACATCTTAGAACCAATTACAAGGTTTTGGATATTGAAGTGGATGGAGGCGTGGGAGAATCGACAATTGAAGTAGCGGCTCAG GCCGGTGCCAATATGATTGTGTCAGGCAGTGCAGTCATCAAAAGTGATAAACCAAAGGAGGTGATTGACACCCTGAGAGCAGTGACGGAAAAATGGATTAAGATAAACAATGAAGCTTGTAATTAA
- the LOC138049557 gene encoding extended synaptotagmin-2-like has translation MDQLVSRVTEEVTKRLQPLLSNLGSLAQQAQSPPSTSLQAPAVSLPVEQSTFLQSSGPNIPQAQGHAAIQDTVEVPAVHDGVQPCLPQDDDTSDEEEGDTDEPDMIAEDELHGESVGEIPRSKESEGNTVRRRKTAPKIQRTVSGDIRLTTRYNKQGSKLEVMVHEARKLLACDSDGLSDPYVRAYLLPDKSRSGRRRTDVKKNTLEPVFDETFDWFVPEDQLKERTLDITVKNNVSFFSKSKTSMGQVLLDLSKIDLSNPITEWYMLRDEQKEED, from the exons ATGGATCAGCTGGTGTCGCGGGTAACAGAGGAAGTGACCAAGCGGTTGCAGCCATTGCTCTCAAATTTAGGCTCATTGGCCCAGCAAGCACAAAGTCCCCCCTCCACATCATTGCAAGCACCTGCCGTGTCACTCCCTGTGGAACAGTCCACTTTTTTACAGTCTTCTGGACCCAACATCCCACAAGCCCAAGGGCATGCTGCCATCCAAGATACAGTCGAGGTACCTGCTGTTCACGATGGCGTCCA GCCTTGTTTACCGCAAGATGATGACACCTCAGACGAGGAGGAGGGCGACACTGATGAACCCGACATGATTGCAGAAGATGAGCTTCATGGGGAGAGTGTGGGTGAAATTCCACGCAGCAAGGAAAG CGAGGGTAACACTGTGAGACGAAGAAAAACGGCACCAAAGATTCAAAG GACAGTTTCTGGTGACATTCGCCTCACAACACGATACAATAAACAGGGTAGCAAGCTGGAGGTCATGGTCCATGAAGCAAG GAAATTGCTGGCATGTGATTCAGATGGTCTGTCTGACCCATACGTTCGAGCCTACCTGCTTCCTGACAAGTCTCGCAGTGGCCGTAGACGTACTGATGTCAAGAAAAATACGCTTGAACCAGTATTTGATGAAAC gTTTGATTGGTTTGTTCCAGAGGATCAGCTAAAGGAGCGCACCCTGGACATCACTGTGAAGAATAATGTGTCATTCTTTTCCAAGAGCAAAACCTCAATGGGACAG GTTCTGCTTGATCTCAGTAAAATTGATTTATCCAATCCCATCACTGAATG GTACATGTTACGAGATGAACAAAAGGAGGAAGACTAA